TCCAAGAGACATGGGGTTTCCTTACACGCCACAGGTTGGCATACCGGCACCATATAGGTCGTACAGATTGGGTTTTAAGGGGCCATACATGATCAGACGGTTTGGCGAAACCCCTCAGGCAGGGCAGAAATACACGCAACGACCCGGCGTGTACGTGCTTTTGCCTCGTGGACGATCATTGCTGGTGACATGGTATGACGACAGCCTCAACCCAGAGCTGCAACTGCCGGGCGGAGGAATTGATCCGGGCGAATCGCCAATCACGGCCCTGCATCGCGAGGTATACGAAGAAACAGGCTGGCTGGTTGCCAACCCGCGCCGGGTCGGTACCTTTCGCCGCTTTACCTATTTGCCTGAATACGATCTGTGGGCGGAAAAGGTCTGCATGATCTATCGCGCGCGTCCCGTCCGCCGCATCGGACCACCAGCCGAGGCGTTTCACGAAGCACGATGGATAGATGCGTCAGATGCGGTGGTAAAGCTTGGCAATGACGGTGACCGACATTTTGCCAAGTTGCATCTTTGGTCGCTTTAAGGGCCGTTATATTCGAAGAACACGGCCGAAACGTCATCGCCGATTCCTTCTTTGGGCGACATAACCTGGGTCAGTCGCCAAAACATGTCATCCAGAAACTCGGACCCGCCATTTTCTGAAACACAGTTTTGCGCCATTTCTTGCAAACCGCCTTCATCCAACAGGCCACCATCTGCCAGAGGGCATTCGGTAAACCCGTCAGAATACAACAACAGCTTGTCCCCGGGTTGCAGTTTCGTTTCGATCTGATGGAAGCCCGCATCCTCGATCAAGCCTATGGGCAAACCACCATCGCCCAGAAATTCACTGCTGCCATCTTTGCGTAACAAAAGGGGGTGGGGATGCCCGGCCTGCACCATCTTCATAAGCCCGTTGCGCAGGTCAACAATGGCATAGACCATCGTAAAATATTCTTCGATCCCCGTATCTGCCATCAGGCGGGAGTTGAGCGTTTTGGCGACATCCTCGGGCGGCAAGAGCGCGTAGAACTTGTTGAACCGCTGTTCCATCGCAACGTTCTGGTCAAAGTGCTTGCTGGACAGATAGCCACCCAATCGGGCCGTCATCATGGCCGAAGTGATGCCGTGGCCGGACACATCAATGCTGTAGAACCCCAACCGATTCACACCGGGCGAGAACATGCCAACAAGATCGCCGCCAATATGGCCGCATGGCTTTAGCAAAAGGCTGACGCGCGAGTTGCCAAAATCCCGCGATAGCTCGGGCATCAGAGATTCCTGAATCTTACGCGCCTGCATCAGATCTTTGTCGATCGCGTCATGCGCCAGTTTCAGCTCTTCCAACGCGGATTCGATCAGGCGGTTTTTCTGCGAAAGCTCGCGCTGCATGTCCAGAATACGCGCCCCGGCGGAAATGCGCGCCCGGAGTTCGTCGGCTTCCAGAGGTTTGATCAGAAAATCATCCGCCCCGGCATCCAGACCGCGTGCCACCTCTTGCTTTTCGCTTTTGGAAGTCAGCAGGATGAAATAGCTGTATTGATCCGTTTCCAGAGCGCGAAATGCGCAGCAGAACTCCAGCCCGCTCATCCCCGGCATAACCCAGTCGCTGAGCACAAGGTCGGGCGGGTCTGTCCGACACAGCTCCAACGCGGCCTCGCCGGTATCAGCCTCGACTACGTCAAACCCCCATTTTCTGAGCGAAGCCACAAGGATGCGCCGCTGCAAACGGCTGTCATCCACAACCAGCACCTTGCGGATCGCGCCGAAGTCCAGATCTGATCTGGTGTCCTCAAGACTCGCCCCTGGCACCATTTACCCTCTGCTCTCATGAGATTGACCGGTCAGGGCGACCCTAGCCTTCGCGGGTTTAACATCCGGTGAAGACATGACTCACGTTCAGACATTGCCGTTAACTGGGCTTTTACCAGCCGTGGCTTACCCAGAACCTTACAGATTGGTCGACGGGTAGCGCATCATGATCCACTGGGACAGAGTCAGGCAATTGCGGGACGAAGTTGGCCCGAATGAATTTGACGAGGTGGTCGAGATTTTTCTGGAAGAGGTGCAAGAGGTCATTGCGCGCCTGCATCACGACACCAACCGGATCGAATTGGAACAAAACCTGCATTTTCTGAAGGGAAGTGCGCTCAGCCTTGGCTTCGATCAGTTCTCGAAACTCTGTCAGGACGGCGAACGGCAGGCTGCCGCAGGACAGGGAGCGGAGGTTGATCTGCCAGCTTTGTTAGCCGTTTTTGAAAGCTCGAAACTCAAATTCGTATCAGAGCTGTGCGAAAACCTGAGTTAGATTACAAACTGCGCCAGTGTCTCATCTTCGGTGATGTCGGTATAGGTGAACCCGGCCTCGTCCAGATGCGCAAACAGACGCATGAAGTTTTCAGGTTTGCGGGTTTCAATCCCGATCAGAACCGAGCCGAAATTGCGCGCTGATTTCTTCATGTATTCAAAGCGGGCGATGTCATCTTCGGGGCCAAGAATGCCCAGAAACTCTTTCAATGCCCCCGGGCGCTGCGGCAAGCGCAGGATGAAGTACTTTTTCACCCCGGAATAGCGCTGCGCGCGTTCTTTGACCTCGGGCAAACGTTCGAAATCGAAATTCCCGCCGGACGTCACGCAGACTACGGTCTTGCCGCGCACAAAGCTTTGAACATCGCCCACTGCTTCAATCGCCAAAGCCCCAGCCGGTTCAAGCACGATGCCTTCGACATTCAGCATCTCAATCATGGTGGCGCAGATACGGTCTTCGGACAGGACCAGCACATCCGACAGATGCCGCGACTTGAGCAGTTCGAACGGCTTCTCACCAATTCGTCCGACCGCCGCGCCATCGACGAAGGTATCCACATGATCCAGCGCAACGGGATGCCCTGCCGCCAAGGCAGCACGCAGACACGCGCCTCCAGCGGGCTCGACAAACAAGCAATGACTGCGATCCCCGAACCACGTCGCCACGCCGGAGGACATTCCGCCACCACCAACCGGCAAAACGACATGATCCGGTACACCGCCCAGTTGCTCTTCGATCTCAACCGCCAATGAGGCCTGACCTTCGATTACATCCGCGTCGTCAAACGGTGACAGGAAATGCCCGCCCTGCTGTGTGCACCAAGCTTGGGCAGCAGCCAGCGTGTCATCAAAATAATCGCCGGTCAGGTGAATCTCGATATTGTCGCCGCCAAAGATTCGGGTCTTTTGGATTTTCTGCTGTGGCGTCGTGACCGGCATGAAGATCACGCCTTTGACCCCCAGATGCTTGCACATGAACGCCACGCCCTGCGCGTGATTACCCGCACTGGCACAAACGAACAGATCCTGGCCCTGCTGCTTGCGCATCGCATTGAACGCGCCCCGGATCTTGTACGACCGCACCGGGCTGAGGTCT
The genomic region above belongs to Ruegeria sp. HKCCD4315 and contains:
- the ilvA gene encoding threonine ammonia-lyase IlvA — its product is MTDFMTRARAAEQAMRSVFPATPLQRNAHLSDRYGADIWLKREDLSPVRSYKIRGAFNAMRKQQGQDLFVCASAGNHAQGVAFMCKHLGVKGVIFMPVTTPQQKIQKTRIFGGDNIEIHLTGDYFDDTLAAAQAWCTQQGGHFLSPFDDADVIEGQASLAVEIEEQLGGVPDHVVLPVGGGGMSSGVATWFGDRSHCLFVEPAGGACLRAALAAGHPVALDHVDTFVDGAAVGRIGEKPFELLKSRHLSDVLVLSEDRICATMIEMLNVEGIVLEPAGALAIEAVGDVQSFVRGKTVVCVTSGGNFDFERLPEVKERAQRYSGVKKYFILRLPQRPGALKEFLGILGPEDDIARFEYMKKSARNFGSVLIGIETRKPENFMRLFAHLDEAGFTYTDITEDETLAQFVI
- a CDS encoding NUDIX hydrolase, translating into MIRRFGETPQAGQKYTQRPGVYVLLPRGRSLLVTWYDDSLNPELQLPGGGIDPGESPITALHREVYEETGWLVANPRRVGTFRRFTYLPEYDLWAEKVCMIYRARPVRRIGPPAEAFHEARWIDASDAVVKLGNDGDRHFAKLHLWSL
- a CDS encoding PP2C family protein-serine/threonine phosphatase produces the protein MVPGASLEDTRSDLDFGAIRKVLVVDDSRLQRRILVASLRKWGFDVVEADTGEAALELCRTDPPDLVLSDWVMPGMSGLEFCCAFRALETDQYSYFILLTSKSEKQEVARGLDAGADDFLIKPLEADELRARISAGARILDMQRELSQKNRLIESALEELKLAHDAIDKDLMQARKIQESLMPELSRDFGNSRVSLLLKPCGHIGGDLVGMFSPGVNRLGFYSIDVSGHGITSAMMTARLGGYLSSKHFDQNVAMEQRFNKFYALLPPEDVAKTLNSRLMADTGIEEYFTMVYAIVDLRNGLMKMVQAGHPHPLLLRKDGSSEFLGDGGLPIGLIEDAGFHQIETKLQPGDKLLLYSDGFTECPLADGGLLDEGGLQEMAQNCVSENGGSEFLDDMFWRLTQVMSPKEGIGDDVSAVFFEYNGP
- a CDS encoding Hpt domain-containing protein; this translates as MIHWDRVRQLRDEVGPNEFDEVVEIFLEEVQEVIARLHHDTNRIELEQNLHFLKGSALSLGFDQFSKLCQDGERQAAAGQGAEVDLPALLAVFESSKLKFVSELCENLS